In a single window of the Hippoglossus hippoglossus isolate fHipHip1 chromosome 7, fHipHip1.pri, whole genome shotgun sequence genome:
- the LOC117764889 gene encoding nuclear factor 7, brain-like has protein sequence MASASYTEDLNCSICLTFFTDPVMLLCGHSFCRECIHRSLSSQRQCPQCRADVPETGKCLPTNHSLKSLVEKEVDKLRREHEHVKEVDEWLCHEHEERLKLFCVTDQQLVCIICRDGEKHQGHKFKPVKEAAAPLREKLEAYMQGIADDINATERLANTQREEIAKTKDKAQQLTTQISTQFKEMHQFLLKREDEIKNDLKLKEENALEEMSDTLNTMETALTESRVLEENVACVLEITDSERFIKSWTKKNSEGTPEHLFRPRANELQVVNDSLSLGPYESHLQFFMWKEMLQVVQPRAELLSLKSGIQNITVSDDGRNLMYSPIIIKAQCCHRGWPSINWQSYNTRFGSNVVCAPCGEDTSVRVASAFSSNDFTSGQHYWELEVGERDYWKISQQPSASFESVMSLWCGHDNLELICLKLLR, from the exons ATGGCGTCTGCTTCTTACACAGAGGATTTGAATTGTTCCATCTGTCTGACATTCTTCACGGATCCTGTAATGCTTCTATGTGGCCACTCTTTCTGCAGAGAATGTATTCATCGTTCTCTGAGTTCACAGCGCCAGTGTCCACAGTGTCGAGCAGATGTTCCAGAAACGGGGAAATGTCTTCCAACCAATCACAGTTTGAAAAGTCTTGTTGAAAAAGAAGTCGACAAGTTGAGGAGAGAGCATGAACATGTCAAAGAG GTTGATGAATGGTTGTGCCATGAACATGAAGAAAGGCTGAAGCTGTTCTGCGTCACTGATCAGCAGTTAGTTTGTATCATATGCCGTGACGGAGAGAAGCATCAAGGGCACAAGTTTAAACCAGTCAAAGAAGCAGCCGCACCTTTGAGGGAGAAGTTGGAGGCATATATGCAAGGCATTGCTGATGATATCAATGCTACAGAGAGGCTGGCcaacacacagagggaggagataGCAAAAACCAAAGACAAGGCTCAGCAGCTGACGACCCAGATCAGCACACAGTTTAAGGAGATGCACCAGTTTCTATTGAAGAGAGAAGATGAGATCAAAAATGACCTGAAACTCAAAGAGGAAAATGCTCTGGAGGAAATGAGCGACACATTAAATACCATGGAAACTGCTTTGACTGAGAGCAGAGTTCTAGAGGAAAACGTAGCGTGTGTTCTGGAAATCACAGATTCAGAGAGGTTCATAAAGAGCTGGACCAAGAAAAACAGCGAGGGGACTCCGGAACATTTATTCAGACCCAGAGCCAATGAGTTACAAGTGGTTAatgactctctctctttggGGCCGTATGAAAGTCACCTGCAGTTCTTCATGTGGAAGGAGATGCTTCAGGTCGTTCAGCCCCGAGCGGAACTTCTGTCACTCAAAAGTGGCATTCAGAAC ATAACAGTGTCTGATGACGGGAGGAATTTGATGTATAGTCCCATAATCATCAAAGCTCAGTGTTGCCACCGTGGTTGGCCTTCTATAAACTGGCAAAGCTATAACACCCGTTTCGGTTCAAATGTAGTATGTGCCCCTTGTGGGGAGGACACCTCAGTACGGGTTGCTTCTGCATTCAGCTCCAATGACTTCACCTCAGGGCAGCATTACTGGGAATTAGAGGTTGGAGAACGGGACTATTGGAAA ATTTCTCAACAGCCATCGGCCTCTTTTGAGTCGGTGATGAGCCTCTGGTGTGGACACGACAACCTGGAGCTGATATGCTTAAAACTGTTGAGATGA